The genome window ACCTGTGGCGACGCGAGGACTGGAACCGTCCGGGCGACAGGGCGGACTTCCTGCCGAAATTCGAAAACTGGCATTTCGATTGGCTCGATGTTCCAGCCGTCATTCGCGCTGCCTCGGAGATTTTCGAGTATCCGATGGTCGACCGCGATCCTCTGCCGCGCTGGACCCATGGCGCGATGACGCTGATGGGAGACGCCGCGCATCCGATGTATCCGATCGGCTCAAACGGCGCGAGCCAGGCCATCCTCGACGCGCGCGTCCTGACCCGTGAGTTTCTGACCCATGGCCCGGGCCCGGCAGCGCTGGCTGCCTATGAGGCGGAGCGCCGCGAGGCGACGGCGAAGATCGTTCTCGCCAATCGCGCCGATGGACCGGACCGGATCCTCGATATCGTCGCGGAGCGCGCGCCGGAGGGGTTCGATCGCATCGACGACGTGCTGACGCGCGAGGAGCGGGTCGAGGCCGCCGCCGGTTACAAACAGGTCGCGGGCTTCAGCGTCGAGGCGCTCAATGCACGCCCCCCGATCGTTCCGGCGCCGGGATGAGCCGCGCCGGGCCTGATTTCGGTGAACCATCGGGCACAGACGTGTCCGCATCCCTGGACCGGGGCTGTCTCGATGATCTCGTAGGTCATCTCCTGCGGCATGCCTTTCTGCGCGGGCATCAGGTCTTCGCCGGCGTTTTCGAAGGCGACGGCCTCACGCCGCTGCAGTTCATGGTTCTGGAACTGGTCGACAGGAATCCCGGTTTGACCCACCGCGAGGTCGCCGGGGCCATGTCCTGTGCGCCGTCGGTGCTGACCACCGCGCTCAAGCCGCTGGTCGCGTCCGGAGTGCTGTTGCGCGGGGCCGTTGCGGCGGACGGACGACGGGCGGCCTATCGGTTGTCGGACGGCGGGCGGGACCGGTTCCGCAAGCTGCGACCGAAGATTTCCAGGGCGGAATCTCTGCTGCTCGCAGACCTCGACGATGCTGAACAGGCGGTCCTGCGGGCAATGCTTCGTCGCATTGCAACTCGCGTTTGAGGTCCCGGCCGCTCAAAGCGCAATGCAGCTTCCCGTCTTGTTGCCGCACCGCGCGCGAGCGCCCCGACATCGTTTTACGGCTGGCCTGGCGAGGCCTGTCGAGGGCCTTGTCGCGAATAGGTGAATATAATGGTGAACTTTAGAATAATTCTAAACCATTGATTTTGTTAATTTATAAACTTGACTCCTTGAGTAAGGTAATTGTATTTCCGGACATGGCCACTGAGGGCCACCCTTTGATGACGGGACCTTGACCCTCGTTGATTGGAGGCCGGAATGACTGACACGACACCTTTCCACGCAGGTGTGCCTTGCGTGAATGGCGAAGCGGAACGCCTCGTTG of Stappia sp. ES.058 contains these proteins:
- a CDS encoding MarR family winged helix-turn-helix transcriptional regulator; amino-acid sequence: MSASLDRGCLDDLVGHLLRHAFLRGHQVFAGVFEGDGLTPLQFMVLELVDRNPGLTHREVAGAMSCAPSVLTTALKPLVASGVLLRGAVAADGRRAAYRLSDGGRDRFRKLRPKISRAESLLLADLDDAEQAVLRAMLRRIATRV